A genomic segment from Chitinophaga niabensis encodes:
- the tamL gene encoding translocation and assembly module lipoprotein TamL: MKRSTYPLYVKMAHLAVLLMVCGLWTACSNTRYLQKEQNLLTNTDVNITGKLNSNEKTDLKNDLSSKSLMLQQPNQKVLGTRLKVWLYNQKNYEKKSNWFWNLMLAERNLQEPVIYDSLKTKESVARMISYLNNQGYFYATVGYKENIRRQKASVEYEVNTGKNFVIKKINYDIPDTAISKIVKDNLQFSHIKTNDAYKAGNLDRERERLTRVIRDAGYYKFNRELISFTVDTLNKSLFVDPLNPFESMPTVLSSDQKPLLDIDVEIKLPEDSASDLTKLFYLNKIYVFPDFKLQGNVNDTNYHTTQSRFLTIKYYENIIRPRVLSRAIQLRTNDKYSIQNYNNTVNRLYDLNLWQFVTLTYKENPDTVQKLDAYIQLTPRKKQEISTNFDISTSSDYFVGSGVSFGYRHYNLNRAANELHINVKGGVEVVKNNSQFDLQAQEYGITADLILPRFVTPFRLRQNNRSTAKTRISAGFNNLRRIDKFNIRNVTGSFGYEWNESVYKRWNVKPLTFTYVGVVLTKEFIDSVVSTSPYLRRSFEPAFVGGENITYIFSNNDVFHQRQNTYFRANFEESGLWLKGVNGALDVLSSKGENLETLSRVNISQFVRLELDYRHYWNYERSAVATRAYVGLGVPYGQSSVLPYIRQFTAGGPNSIRAWRLRTLGPGSYTDTSRVAQIFPDQTGDMKLEGNVEYRFNLIRLFGGSMNLKGATFLDLGNIWMLRKDTSRPGAEFQVGNLYKDLAIGTGAGLRVDFSYFVIRLDFGIPLKKPYPTKNSSGWYIGEWTLGDSRWRRENVTWNVAIGYPF, from the coding sequence TTGAAGAGAAGTACATACCCGTTATATGTGAAGATGGCTCATCTGGCTGTGCTGCTGATGGTATGCGGGTTATGGACGGCCTGTTCCAACACCCGGTACCTGCAGAAAGAGCAGAACCTGCTCACCAACACGGATGTGAACATTACGGGTAAGCTCAATTCCAATGAAAAAACGGACCTGAAGAACGACCTCTCCTCCAAATCCCTGATGCTGCAACAGCCCAACCAGAAAGTACTGGGCACCCGCCTGAAGGTCTGGCTGTACAATCAGAAGAATTACGAAAAGAAAAGCAACTGGTTCTGGAACCTGATGCTGGCAGAGCGGAACCTCCAGGAGCCTGTGATCTACGATTCCCTGAAAACAAAGGAATCCGTTGCCCGCATGATCTCCTATCTTAATAACCAGGGATACTTCTATGCCACCGTAGGTTATAAAGAGAATATCCGGCGGCAGAAAGCAAGCGTGGAGTATGAAGTGAACACCGGCAAAAACTTTGTGATCAAAAAGATCAATTACGACATACCGGACACAGCCATTTCCAAGATCGTAAAAGATAACCTGCAGTTCTCCCACATAAAGACCAACGATGCTTATAAAGCAGGCAACCTGGATAGGGAGCGGGAAAGGCTTACAAGGGTGATCCGTGATGCAGGATATTACAAGTTCAACAGGGAACTGATCTCCTTTACGGTAGATACCCTCAATAAATCCCTCTTCGTAGATCCGCTGAACCCCTTTGAAAGCATGCCCACGGTATTGAGTTCAGACCAGAAGCCTTTACTGGATATAGACGTGGAAATAAAGCTGCCGGAAGATTCCGCCAGCGATCTTACCAAACTCTTTTACCTGAACAAGATCTATGTGTTCCCCGATTTCAAACTGCAGGGAAATGTGAATGACACTAATTATCACACAACACAAAGCCGCTTCCTCACTATCAAATACTACGAGAATATTATCCGGCCACGGGTACTTTCACGTGCTATTCAATTACGCACCAACGATAAATATTCTATCCAGAACTATAACAACACGGTGAACCGTTTATACGATCTCAACCTCTGGCAGTTTGTAACCCTTACTTACAAGGAGAACCCGGATACGGTGCAGAAGCTGGATGCATATATTCAGCTCACACCCAGGAAAAAACAGGAGATCAGCACCAACTTCGATATTTCTACCAGTAGTGATTATTTTGTGGGTAGCGGCGTGTCCTTTGGATATCGCCATTACAACCTGAACCGTGCCGCCAATGAATTGCATATAAATGTAAAAGGAGGGGTGGAAGTAGTAAAGAACAATAGTCAGTTCGATCTGCAGGCACAGGAGTATGGTATCACGGCAGATCTCATCCTGCCACGTTTTGTAACTCCTTTCCGTTTAAGGCAGAACAACCGCTCCACCGCTAAAACACGTATCTCTGCCGGTTTCAATAATCTCCGGCGTATCGATAAGTTCAATATCCGGAACGTAACCGGCTCTTTTGGATATGAATGGAATGAATCTGTTTACAAACGCTGGAATGTAAAACCATTAACCTTCACGTATGTGGGCGTAGTGTTAACAAAGGAATTCATAGACAGTGTGGTGAGCACCAGTCCCTATCTGCGAAGGAGCTTTGAGCCTGCCTTTGTGGGAGGTGAGAATATTACCTACATCTTCAGTAATAACGATGTGTTCCATCAACGGCAGAATACTTATTTCCGCGCCAATTTCGAAGAATCAGGTCTCTGGCTGAAAGGCGTGAACGGGGCATTGGATGTGCTGAGCAGCAAAGGAGAAAACCTGGAAACACTTTCCAGGGTGAACATCTCGCAGTTTGTAAGGCTGGAACTGGATTACCGGCATTACTGGAATTATGAGCGTTCAGCCGTTGCCACGCGTGCTTATGTAGGCCTGGGTGTTCCTTACGGGCAAAGTTCCGTATTACCCTATATCCGCCAGTTCACAGCAGGCGGTCCTAACAGTATCCGTGCATGGCGGCTGCGTACACTGGGCCCTGGTTCTTATACAGACACATCAAGGGTAGCACAGATCTTCCCGGATCAGACGGGGGATATGAAACTCGAAGGAAATGTGGAATACCGTTTCAACCTGATCCGTTTGTTTGGCGGCAGCATGAACCTCAAAGGAGCCACGTTCCTGGACCTCGGAAATATCTGGATGTTACGGAAAGATACTTCCCGCCCTGGTGCAGAGTTCCAGGTGGGTAATCTGTATAAGGACCTTGCCATTGGTACAGGCGCTGGTCTGAGAGTGGATTTCAGTTACTTCGTGATCCGGCTCGACTTTGGTATCCCGCTCAAAAAACCATATCCCACCAAAAACAGCAGCGGCTGGTATATTGGTGAATGGACGTTGGGAGATAGCCGCTGGCGGCGGGAGAACGTAACCTGGAACGTGGCCATCGGTTATCCGTTCTGA
- a CDS encoding NAD(P)/FAD-dependent oxidoreductase, producing MIQPNIPESDRPRVVIVGGGFGGINLAKALKHAPVQVVLLDRNNYHLFQPLLYQVATAGLEPDSIAFPLRGIFKNQKNLHFRMAEVKAVRSEENVLETNIGEIRYNYLVIATGSNTNFFGNNQIAENAIGMKSLIEAVQIRNYVLKQFEESLLLNDERLIRRKLNFVMVGGGPTGVELAGAFAELRKYILPKDYPELPIHLMNIFLVEAGPRVLASMSEASSVNTLKGLDFLGVKVLLNTAVKEYDGTTLKLSNGDTIETQSLLWSAGVKGFPLEGFPDSVLLPNGSMKVNEVNLVEGYSNIYAIGDMARMLNDERFPKGYPMVAQVAIQQGAQLGANIKNSLRGKVMKAFRYKDLGSMATIGRNRAVAEFAGIRLSGYIAWIAWMAVHLLNLLGFRNKLVVFINWFYRYFTYDRGTRIIIKRGAANIVKLGKTMDQTTASNI from the coding sequence ATGATACAGCCGAACATTCCGGAATCAGACAGGCCCAGGGTGGTAATAGTTGGAGGTGGATTTGGTGGCATTAACCTGGCCAAGGCTTTGAAACACGCACCCGTACAAGTGGTGTTGCTGGACAGGAACAATTATCATCTTTTTCAACCCCTCCTTTACCAGGTAGCTACCGCAGGCCTGGAACCGGATAGCATTGCCTTTCCGCTGAGGGGTATTTTCAAGAACCAGAAGAACCTGCACTTCCGCATGGCTGAGGTGAAAGCGGTACGTTCTGAGGAAAATGTCCTGGAAACCAATATCGGTGAGATCAGGTACAATTACCTCGTGATCGCTACCGGCAGTAACACCAACTTCTTCGGGAATAACCAGATCGCAGAAAATGCCATCGGTATGAAATCCCTCATAGAAGCCGTGCAGATCCGTAACTATGTGCTGAAACAATTCGAAGAGTCCTTATTGCTGAACGATGAACGGCTCATCCGCCGGAAACTGAATTTTGTGATGGTAGGCGGCGGCCCTACCGGCGTGGAATTAGCGGGTGCCTTTGCAGAATTACGGAAGTACATCCTGCCCAAGGACTATCCTGAATTACCGATCCATCTGATGAACATCTTCCTGGTGGAAGCAGGGCCGAGGGTATTAGCCTCTATGTCTGAAGCATCGAGCGTTAACACCTTAAAAGGTTTGGATTTCTTAGGTGTAAAAGTATTGCTGAACACCGCCGTGAAGGAATATGACGGTACTACTTTGAAGCTGAGCAATGGAGACACCATTGAAACCCAATCCCTCTTATGGTCCGCAGGTGTGAAAGGTTTTCCGCTGGAAGGTTTCCCGGATAGCGTGCTTTTACCGAACGGCAGCATGAAAGTAAATGAAGTGAACCTCGTGGAAGGATATTCCAATATCTATGCTATCGGGGATATGGCACGAATGCTGAATGATGAACGTTTCCCGAAGGGATACCCGATGGTGGCACAGGTTGCCATACAGCAGGGCGCACAATTGGGAGCCAATATCAAAAACAGTTTGCGTGGTAAGGTGATGAAAGCTTTCAGGTACAAAGACCTTGGCAGCATGGCCACCATTGGGCGTAACAGAGCAGTAGCAGAATTTGCCGGTATTCGCCTCAGCGGTTATATTGCCTGGATCGCATGGATGGCAGTACACTTACTGAACCTCTTAGGTTTCCGGAATAAACTGGTAGTGTTCATCAACTGGTTCTACCGCTACTTTACATACGATCGCGGAACGCGGATCATTATCAAACGCGGCGCAGCAAATATTGTGAAGTTGGGTAAAACGATGGATCAGACAACGGCTTCCAATATCTGA
- the fsa gene encoding fructose-6-phosphate aldolase, with translation MKFFIDTANLAQIQEAQDLGILDGVTTNPSLMAKEGIKGEAAIIKHYEAICEIVEGGDVSAEVLSTDFASIVEEGKKLAAIHPNIVVKVPMIKDGVKAIKWFTDNGIRTNCTLVFSAGQAILAAKAGAAYVSPFIGRIDDSSWDGVELIAQIAQIYSIQGFKTEILAASIRNALHIVKCAESGADVCTCPLDSILGLLKHPLTDIGLAKFLEDAKKM, from the coding sequence ATGAAATTCTTTATTGATACAGCAAACCTCGCACAGATACAAGAAGCACAAGACTTAGGTATCCTGGACGGTGTAACCACCAATCCTTCGCTCATGGCTAAGGAAGGGATCAAAGGCGAGGCTGCCATCATTAAGCACTACGAAGCTATCTGCGAGATCGTGGAAGGCGGAGATGTAAGTGCAGAGGTTTTATCTACAGACTTTGCTTCCATCGTGGAAGAAGGTAAGAAACTGGCCGCTATTCACCCGAACATCGTGGTGAAAGTGCCTATGATCAAAGACGGTGTGAAAGCCATCAAATGGTTCACTGATAACGGTATCCGTACTAACTGCACCCTGGTGTTCTCCGCAGGTCAGGCTATCCTGGCAGCAAAAGCCGGTGCTGCTTATGTATCTCCTTTCATCGGCCGTATAGACGATAGCAGCTGGGATGGTGTTGAACTGATCGCTCAGATCGCCCAGATCTACAGCATCCAGGGATTCAAAACTGAGATCCTGGCAGCATCTATCCGCAACGCCCTCCACATTGTGAAATGTGCTGAAAGCGGTGCTGATGTTTGCACCTGCCCGCTGGATTCTATCCTCGGATTGCTGAAACACCCGCTCACGGACATTGGCCTCGCCAAGTTCCTGGAAGATGCTAAGAAAATGTAG
- the glpK gene encoding glycerol kinase GlpK, which translates to MEAQFIMALDQGTTSSRAIIFNRAGDIVAVSQKEFSQIYPQPGWVEHDPHEIWSTQAGVAAEVIAKAGTTGDKIAAMGITNQRETTIVWDRKTGKPLYNAIVWQDRRTSAYCDELRAQGLAEDIRSKTGLILDAYFSGTKVKWILDNVEGARAKANAGELAFGTVDTWLIWNFTKGKLHVTDVSNASRTMLYNIHKQAWDESLLKLMDIPASMLPEVRASSEVYGETEATLTPFKIPIAGIAGDQQAALFGQMCTEPGMVKNTYGTGCFMMLNTGEKAISSANNLLTTIAWRIGNTTHYALEGSIFIGGAVVQWLRDGLGIIRHSADVEALAASVKDTDGVYMVPAFAGLGAPHWNQYARGTIVGMTRGTKDAHIARAALDSIAYQTMDVLKAMESDAGMKIRELRVDGGATANNLLMQFQADIMETQVIRPKVTETTALGAAYLAGLAIGFWDSIETIRKQWQEDAKFTPSMDAEKRTALTKDWQRAIRAAKAWAEK; encoded by the coding sequence ATGGAAGCACAATTCATTATGGCCCTGGATCAGGGAACCACCAGCTCTCGCGCTATCATCTTCAATCGTGCAGGGGATATCGTAGCCGTTTCGCAGAAAGAATTTTCACAGATCTACCCCCAACCAGGATGGGTAGAACATGACCCACATGAGATCTGGAGTACCCAGGCAGGCGTAGCTGCTGAAGTGATCGCAAAAGCCGGCACCACGGGAGACAAGATCGCAGCCATGGGCATCACCAATCAACGGGAAACCACTATCGTATGGGATCGTAAAACAGGAAAACCCTTGTACAACGCTATCGTTTGGCAGGACAGGCGTACTTCAGCCTACTGCGACGAACTGCGTGCACAAGGCCTGGCAGAAGATATCCGCTCCAAAACGGGCCTTATCTTAGATGCCTACTTCTCCGGTACCAAAGTAAAATGGATCCTGGATAATGTGGAAGGCGCCCGCGCAAAGGCTAACGCCGGAGAACTGGCATTCGGTACGGTAGACACCTGGCTTATCTGGAACTTCACTAAAGGGAAACTGCATGTTACTGATGTAAGCAATGCCTCCCGCACCATGTTATATAATATCCACAAACAGGCATGGGACGAAAGCCTCCTGAAATTGATGGATATTCCCGCCTCCATGCTTCCGGAAGTACGCGCTTCCAGCGAAGTGTATGGAGAAACAGAAGCCACGCTCACACCTTTCAAAATACCCATCGCCGGTATTGCAGGTGATCAGCAGGCAGCCCTTTTCGGCCAGATGTGTACAGAACCCGGTATGGTGAAGAACACCTACGGCACGGGCTGTTTCATGATGCTGAACACCGGTGAAAAAGCGATCTCCTCTGCCAACAATCTCCTTACCACCATTGCCTGGAGGATCGGTAATACCACCCATTACGCCCTCGAAGGCAGTATTTTCATCGGCGGAGCCGTTGTGCAATGGCTGCGCGATGGTTTAGGTATCATCCGCCACTCTGCGGATGTGGAAGCACTGGCAGCTTCAGTAAAAGATACAGATGGTGTATATATGGTCCCCGCATTTGCAGGACTGGGTGCCCCACACTGGAATCAATACGCCCGCGGCACGATCGTTGGTATGACCCGCGGAACAAAAGACGCACACATTGCCCGCGCCGCACTGGACAGCATCGCTTACCAGACCATGGATGTTCTGAAAGCCATGGAATCCGATGCCGGCATGAAGATCCGGGAATTAAGGGTGGATGGCGGTGCCACTGCCAATAACCTGCTGATGCAGTTCCAGGCAGATATCATGGAAACACAGGTGATCCGCCCGAAAGTAACAGAAACCACCGCACTGGGTGCAGCCTATCTCGCTGGCCTTGCTATCGGTTTCTGGGATAGCATTGAAACCATTCGCAAACAATGGCAGGAAGACGCTAAGTTCACGCCCTCCATGGATGCAGAAAAAAGAACGGCACTCACAAAAGACTGGCAGCGTGCCATCCGCGCAGCAAAAGCCTGGGCTGAAAAATAA
- a CDS encoding ABC transporter permease encodes MRISVFIARRIAFNRFSSFTKFIINIAMIATAFSVAVMILATAMINGFQQKISEKIFSFWGHMHITQYQANAGPLTEQIPFKADSALEAGIRALPGVTAIHDFATKSVIIKKDRETEGMIFKGIDRNNQLPFITEGRNIQFQDSGYAPEIIVSANTAALLQLKLNDAVVVYFVRGDGLPPRARKLTVCGIYKTGIEEYDKAYLVGDIDLIRRLNDWEPSDIGGYEIYLKDYRKIDSARSAIGELMSDELNIRSMEEVYPNIFDWLGLQNKNETIILVIMTIVAVINMITAILILILERTNMVGILKALGMPNFTIQQVFIYQAAYIVVAGIIIGNVLGIGLALLQQYTGFFKLPEESYYMTVAPIAIEWWKVGMINVGTLGICILILIIPSLLIRTITPVKAIQFK; translated from the coding sequence ATGCGCATATCAGTGTTCATTGCCCGGAGGATCGCCTTCAACCGGTTTTCCTCTTTTACTAAATTCATCATCAACATAGCTATGATCGCTACAGCCTTCAGTGTGGCTGTGATGATCCTGGCTACAGCAATGATCAACGGTTTCCAGCAGAAGATCTCTGAAAAGATCTTCAGTTTCTGGGGGCATATGCATATTACCCAATATCAGGCCAATGCCGGTCCTTTAACAGAACAAATTCCCTTTAAAGCAGATTCTGCGCTGGAAGCCGGGATCCGTGCGCTCCCCGGTGTTACTGCCATCCACGATTTTGCCACCAAATCCGTGATCATTAAAAAGGACCGGGAAACAGAAGGTATGATCTTCAAGGGAATAGACCGGAACAACCAGTTGCCTTTTATCACGGAAGGCCGCAACATTCAGTTCCAGGACAGTGGTTATGCGCCCGAGATCATTGTGTCCGCCAATACTGCGGCCCTGTTACAGTTAAAACTGAACGATGCAGTGGTGGTCTACTTTGTAAGGGGAGACGGTTTGCCACCCCGTGCCCGGAAACTCACTGTCTGCGGCATCTACAAAACCGGCATCGAGGAATACGACAAAGCCTACCTGGTAGGAGATATAGACCTGATCCGCCGGCTGAACGACTGGGAACCCAGCGACATTGGTGGTTACGAGATCTACCTGAAGGATTACCGGAAAATAGACAGTGCCCGCAGCGCTATCGGAGAACTCATGTCTGACGAGCTCAACATCCGCAGCATGGAAGAGGTATATCCTAATATCTTCGACTGGCTGGGCTTACAGAATAAGAACGAAACCATAATCTTGGTGATCATGACCATCGTGGCCGTAATTAATATGATCACGGCCATCCTTATCCTTATCCTGGAACGTACCAATATGGTGGGCATTCTCAAGGCATTGGGCATGCCTAATTTCACGATACAGCAGGTGTTCATCTACCAGGCAGCATATATCGTGGTGGCCGGGATCATTATCGGTAATGTGCTGGGTATTGGTTTAGCCCTGCTGCAGCAGTACACGGGCTTCTTTAAATTGCCGGAAGAATCTTACTATATGACCGTGGCACCCATTGCTATCGAATGGTGGAAAGTGGGTATGATCAATGTGGGCACCTTAGGTATTTGCATACTGATATTGATCATCCCTTCTTTATTGATCCGTACCATTACCCCGGTTAAAGCTATCCAGTTCAAATAA
- a CDS encoding TrmH family RNA methyltransferase: MISKAQIKYIQSLQHKKYRQKFGQFVAEGDKIVQELLQGTYGVKAVYATKTWLEAQAPMIQRSIEVLEVDEAVLKQLSSLSTPNQAVALVDIPPAPQPLLQGHITLALEAIRDPGNMGTIIRIADWFGVRQIICTPDCVDAYNAKTIQATMGSIMRVPVIETDLVALLKTPGQVASYAATLHGNNIANTKKLQEGIILIGNESRGLSEEVIALSTHQITIPRIGQAESLNAAVATGIICGRLLI, translated from the coding sequence ATGATTTCAAAGGCGCAAATTAAATATATTCAATCATTACAGCACAAAAAATACAGGCAAAAATTTGGCCAGTTTGTAGCAGAGGGAGATAAGATCGTGCAGGAACTGTTGCAGGGTACTTATGGCGTAAAAGCCGTATATGCCACCAAAACATGGCTGGAAGCACAGGCCCCGATGATACAAAGGAGTATTGAAGTGCTGGAAGTGGACGAAGCGGTTTTGAAACAGCTCTCTTCTCTTTCCACCCCCAACCAGGCGGTTGCACTGGTGGATATCCCTCCTGCCCCGCAACCCCTACTGCAGGGCCATATCACCCTGGCCCTGGAAGCGATCCGTGACCCTGGGAATATGGGTACCATTATTCGTATAGCCGACTGGTTTGGTGTACGCCAGATCATCTGCACGCCGGATTGTGTGGATGCCTATAATGCCAAAACCATCCAGGCCACGATGGGCAGCATTATGCGGGTGCCAGTGATAGAAACGGACCTCGTGGCATTATTGAAAACACCCGGCCAGGTGGCCAGTTACGCAGCTACCCTCCATGGGAACAATATTGCCAACACTAAAAAACTGCAGGAAGGGATCATCCTGATCGGCAATGAATCCCGCGGGCTGAGCGAAGAGGTTATAGCACTGAGCACTCACCAGATCACTATTCCAAGGATCGGACAGGCTGAATCGCTGAATGCTGCCGTTGCCACTGGTATTATCTGCGGCAGACTGCTTATTTGA
- a CDS encoding type IX secretion system plug protein, with protein MKKVASTCFTLIAILTGFHLSAQENKITPDHVYHQNIRTVKLNRTGDPVSLPLITLNSGEKLELNFDDLQYEVKSYYYTLVLCNADWTPVRMNAIEYLRGFSENQIQDYRFSSVALQKYVHYRVEIPNKNCTPVKSGNYLLKVYLDSDTNKLAFTRRMMVLENKANVGGFVSQPINPKVFRTSQKVNVSINTKGLNLPNPFDQLKVVIQQNFRWDNAITGIKPQFIKGDVLEYNAEQNIIFPGMKEWRWIDLRSFRLQTERVEKTDYQRTGTTVFAMPDFPRDNQVYQYIKDINGRYFPATIDDYNPNFEGDYARVNFVFPAKEPFAGYDLYIFGELTDYECNTANKLVYNGARRAYEGALFLKQGFYNYVYGLIDRTTNQFSTEYTEGDSWETENVYTVLVYYRALGGRYDELIGQLNLNSIQNRR; from the coding sequence ATGAAGAAAGTAGCATCCACATGCTTCACCCTTATAGCGATCCTCACAGGTTTCCACCTGAGCGCGCAGGAAAACAAGATCACCCCGGATCATGTTTACCATCAGAACATCAGAACAGTAAAGCTTAACCGTACAGGCGACCCGGTTAGTTTACCCCTGATAACACTGAACAGCGGCGAAAAACTTGAGTTGAACTTTGATGATCTTCAATACGAAGTTAAAAGTTATTACTATACTTTGGTGTTATGTAATGCGGACTGGACACCTGTGCGCATGAACGCCATCGAATACCTCCGCGGATTTTCAGAGAACCAGATCCAGGATTACCGTTTTTCCAGCGTGGCTTTGCAGAAGTACGTGCATTACCGTGTAGAGATCCCGAATAAGAACTGCACACCGGTGAAGTCGGGAAATTACCTGCTGAAAGTATACCTGGACAGTGATACCAACAAACTGGCTTTTACCCGCCGCATGATGGTATTAGAGAATAAAGCAAACGTGGGCGGGTTCGTTTCCCAGCCTATCAATCCTAAAGTATTCAGAACTTCGCAGAAGGTAAATGTTTCCATCAATACAAAAGGCCTGAACCTTCCCAATCCTTTCGATCAGTTAAAGGTGGTGATCCAGCAGAACTTCCGCTGGGATAATGCCATCACCGGCATCAAACCACAGTTCATCAAAGGCGATGTGCTGGAATATAATGCAGAGCAGAACATTATTTTCCCTGGTATGAAGGAATGGCGCTGGATAGACCTGCGCAGCTTCCGGCTGCAGACAGAAAGGGTGGAGAAAACAGATTACCAGCGCACAGGCACTACCGTATTTGCCATGCCTGATTTCCCGCGGGACAACCAGGTGTACCAGTATATCAAAGATATCAACGGGCGTTATTTCCCTGCCACCATAGATGATTACAACCCCAACTTTGAAGGAGATTATGCACGGGTGAACTTTGTATTCCCCGCTAAAGAACCTTTTGCAGGATATGACCTGTACATCTTTGGAGAGCTAACGGATTACGAATGTAATACGGCTAATAAGCTGGTATATAACGGCGCCCGCCGGGCTTATGAAGGAGCGCTCTTTCTCAAGCAGGGTTTTTACAACTACGTGTACGGCCTGATAGACAGAACTACTAACCAGTTCAGTACAGAATATACTGAAGGTGATTCCTGGGAAACAGAGAACGTTTATACCGTTCTGGTGTATTACAGGGCATTAGGCGGACGGTATGATGAACTGATCGGCCAGCTCAACCTGAACTCCATTCAAAACCGCAGATGA
- a CDS encoding MIP/aquaporin family protein — MSIFLAEILGTALLILLGNGVVANCVLNKSKGQNGGWMVITMGWAMAVFVGVFTVGAYSGAHLNSAVTLALAVTGGITWDLVPVYITAQLIGAIIGASLVWAAYKQHFDATTDADGILACFCTAPAIRSTIPNLVTEIIGTFVLIFGVFYITKSEVGLGAVDALPVALLVLAIGLSLGGPTGYAINPARDLGPRIAHFILPIKGKRNSDWGYAWIPVVGPVIGALLAAALHMALK; from the coding sequence ATGTCAATTTTCCTGGCAGAAATATTAGGCACTGCATTGCTCATTCTTTTAGGGAACGGGGTAGTAGCAAACTGCGTATTGAATAAAAGTAAAGGTCAGAACGGCGGATGGATGGTGATCACTATGGGCTGGGCCATGGCTGTTTTTGTAGGTGTATTTACAGTAGGTGCTTACAGTGGCGCTCACCTCAATTCAGCGGTAACACTCGCATTGGCTGTTACCGGTGGTATTACCTGGGACCTTGTGCCGGTGTACATCACTGCCCAGCTGATCGGTGCCATTATCGGAGCCAGCCTGGTATGGGCTGCTTACAAGCAACACTTTGATGCCACTACAGATGCAGATGGTATCCTGGCCTGTTTCTGCACGGCACCGGCCATCAGGAGCACCATTCCAAACCTTGTTACAGAGATCATCGGCACTTTCGTACTTATTTTCGGGGTGTTCTATATCACTAAATCCGAAGTGGGCCTGGGTGCTGTAGATGCCTTGCCTGTGGCGCTCCTGGTATTAGCCATCGGCCTTTCTTTAGGCGGGCCTACCGGGTACGCTATCAACCCTGCAAGGGACCTTGGTCCAAGGATCGCACATTTCATCCTGCCTATTAAAGGCAAACGTAACAGCGATTGGGGATACGCATGGATTCCCGTAGTAGGACCGGTGATCGGTGCACTACTGGCTGCCGCCTTGCATATGGCATTAAAATAA
- a CDS encoding class I SAM-dependent methyltransferase — translation MSLPQHSDATLRYQQQVENSRNYVLPFIAQEFPEMKGLRVMEIGCGEGGVLTPFLEQGAQCTGVDLFPERIELAKGFLGNYVASGQLQLIAKNIYDVDFFGEFQHAFDLIILKDAIEHIPDQDKLIEYLKQLLNPRGQVYFGFPPWYMPHGGHQQICHSKVLSFLPYIHLLPRPLYRGLLKAFGEHENTIKELMELVDTGISIERFEKIAKASGFAITRRKYYLINPIYKYKFNLKPREQFGWMKGIPFVRNFFTTCMYYLIKPKSN, via the coding sequence ATGTCATTACCACAACATTCGGATGCCACTTTGCGCTACCAGCAGCAGGTAGAGAATTCCAGGAATTACGTTTTGCCTTTTATAGCGCAGGAGTTTCCGGAGATGAAAGGACTGCGTGTAATGGAGATCGGCTGTGGAGAAGGTGGTGTACTCACCCCCTTCCTGGAGCAGGGCGCTCAATGCACGGGTGTTGATCTTTTCCCGGAAAGGATTGAACTGGCGAAGGGTTTCCTGGGGAACTACGTGGCCAGCGGGCAGTTGCAGCTGATTGCCAAGAATATTTACGATGTGGATTTCTTTGGTGAGTTTCAGCATGCTTTTGACCTCATTATCCTCAAAGACGCGATTGAACATATTCCTGATCAGGATAAACTGATCGAATACCTGAAGCAATTGCTCAATCCGCGTGGGCAGGTGTATTTTGGGTTTCCGCCATGGTATATGCCGCATGGGGGGCATCAGCAGATCTGCCATAGTAAGGTGCTGAGTTTTTTGCCTTATATCCACTTGTTGCCGAGGCCGTTGTATCGTGGTTTGCTGAAAGCATTCGGGGAGCATGAGAATACGATCAAGGAGTTAATGGAACTGGTAGATACCGGTATTTCCATTGAAAGATTTGAGAAGATCGCTAAGGCTTCCGGGTTTGCTATTACGCGGCGTAAATATTACCTCATCAATCCTATCTATAAATACAAGTTTAATCTCAAGCCCAGGGAGCAGTTTGGCTGGATGAAGGGGATTCCTTTTGTGAGGAATTTCTTTACTACCTGTATGTATTACCTGATTAAGCCCAAGAGTAATTAA